TACAAGTCCTTAAGATGATTCAAGAAGGTAAAATAACCCCGGAAGAGGGGATGAAGTTACTGGCAGCGGTAGAAAGGGATTGGGGAAGCCTAGAGGGGGAGAGTAAAGCTAAGTACTTGCATATCAGGGTAGAAGATCTAGATACAGGGAAGAAAAAAGTTAATTTAAAAATCCCCTTCTTTTTAGTAAATTTCGGTTTAAAATTTTTACCTAAAGAAGCGGAAGGTGTGAGCCAAAGGGATTTAGAAAGGGTTATAGAAATGGCTAGACATGGTGGAATAGGAGAGGTTTTAGAAGTAGTTGATGATGAAGATAGGATTAAAGTGAAAATGTGGATAGAATAAGGGGTGATAGGGTGAAAAGGGATAGATTGCAAATATTGTCTTTAGTTAAGGAAGGGAAAATCACTCCAGAAGAAGGGGTAGAACTA
This window of the Anaerobranca californiensis DSM 14826 genome carries:
- a CDS encoding SHOCT-like domain-containing protein, whose translation is MNEEKLQVLKMIQEGKITPEEGMKLLAAVERDWGSLEGESKAKYLHIRVEDLDTGKKKVNLKIPFFLVNFGLKFLPKEAEGVSQRDLERVIEMARHGGIGEVLEVVDDEDRIKVKMWIE